CGTGGGCGTTGGAGGGCGAGATGATACGCAGGCCGGCTGTGTGGGCGAATAACGCCTCCGGCGACTCGGAGTGGTGCTCGATGGAACCGATGCCGCCGCCGTACGGGATCCGAATAACCACAGGCACAGTCAGGCGGCCGTGGCTGCGGGCATGGATCTTGGCCAACTGGGTGGTGATCTGGTTGAAGGCCGGATATACGAACCCATCGAACTGGATTTCGCACACCGGCGCATAGCCGCGCAAGGCCAGCCCAATTGCCGTTCCAACAATGCCGGACTCTGCCAACGGGCTGTCGACTACGCGGTCGGCCCCGAATTCCTTGATAAGTCCATCCGTCACCCGATAAACGCCGCCAAGGTGCCCGATGTCCTCGCCCATCAGGAGGGACTTGGGGTTACTCTTCAGCGATGCGCGGAGACCCTCGTTGATGGCCTTTGCAATGGTCATGGTTGCCATCAGTTGGCTGCCTCCTGGTCCGTTTCGAAGCCTGCCGAGTATTCCTCGAACCACGCCTGTTCCTCCGCAATCAGCGGGTGTGCTTCGGCGTAAACGTTGGCGAAGGAATCGCGGATGTCCGGCACCTCGAGGCCGTGCGTGGTGCTGCGGACGTACTTTGCCAGTTCGTCGCCGTCAGCCTGCACCTGCTCGAAGAAGGCTTCATCGGCGAGCCCTTCCGTCCTCAGGTACTTCTCCAGCCGGTCCAGGGGGTCCTTCTCCCGCCATGCGGCCTCTTCGGCCAGTTCGCGGTACTTGGTGGGGTCGTCAGCAGTCGTGTGTGCACCAACCCGATAGGTGTAAGCCTCAATAAGCACAGGGCCCCGACCCTCGCGGGCATGCTCAAGGGCCCATTCAGTGACGGCATGCACGGCAATAACGTCGTTGCCATCCACACGGATTCCCGGGAATCCGTAGCCCTTGGCGCGGTTGGCCAACGGGACCTTGGTCTGGACTTCGGTGGGAACGGAGATGGCCCAGTGGTTGTTCTGGCAGAAGAAGACGACCGGAGCGTCATACGAGGCCGCGAAAACCATTGATTCGTGGACGTCGCCTTCGGAACTGGCGCCGTCACCGAAGTAGGCAACGACTGCAGCCTTGGGGTCATTGGAATCGCTGGCGAGCGCCAGCTTCTGGTCCCGCTGGATACCCATGGCGTAGCCCACTGCGTGCAGCGTCTGTGCGGCGAGGACCAGCGTGTAGAGGTGGAAGTTGTTCTCGCGCGGGTCCCACCCTCCGTTGGAGACTCCGCGGAACTGCTTCAGCAATTCCGCAAGGTCGACGTTGCGCACCAGCGCGACGCCGTGCTCACGGTACGTGGGGAAAATGTAATCCTGGGGCTGGCTGGCGTGAGCCGAGCCGATCTGGGCCGCCTCTTGACCGGTCAGCGGCACCCACAAAGCGAGTTCGCCTTGGCGCTGCAGGGCGGTGGCTTCCTGGTCAAAGCGCCGGATCCTGGCCATATCCGCATAGAAGACGCGGAGCTTTTCGGGGTCGATCCGCTTGGCATAGTCAGAGAAGACGGGATCGGTGCCTAGCTTTCCGTCAGGGCCGAGCAACTGGACCATCTCTACGGGTTCACCTGAGGCAGCTACTGCTGCTGAGGTTGCCGCCAGAGTTTCATCGGTCCCGGGGGGCAGTTGTGTCGAGCCCATTCCGTCTCCTTGCTTGCCGCGGCTTGTGCCTGGGCAATGTCTGTCGCTGGGATATATGCCCATTCCGGAATGCATTCCGGAATGGGCATATATTTTGGCTTTCGTCCTTACTTTATCGGCAGTAAGTAGCGTAGGCGCATTTGTTAACCGCTAGGAACCGTGCGGAGCCTTTGTATAACCTGCACAGAGTTTGAGGAAGCGCGTATTGGCTTCCACTTCGCCGATACTGACCCGAACCCCCTCATTTCCGAAGGCACGGACAGACAAGGCTTGCTCGGCGGCCAACGCCGCAAATTCGGCACTGTTTTCACCCAGGTTCAACCAAACGAAGTTTCCCTGGGCTTCCGGTACGAACCACCCAAGATCACGGAGACCTGAAGTGACGCGGTCCCTCTCATCCACCAGGCTTTGTACCCTTTCCACAACCTGATCGAAATTCTCGATGGATGTGATGGCGGCGCGTTCTGCAATTTGCGATACCGCGAACGGTGTTGCTGTGACGCGAAGGTGCTGGGTGAGCTGGGGGCCGGAAACACTGTAGCCAACACGCAGCCCGGCCAAGCCATGGGCTTTGGAGAAGGTCCTCAGCACCACAACATTGGGGTATTTCCGGTAGAGCTTGATTCCGTCTACGGCAGCTTGGTCGCGGACGAACTCCTGGTATGCCTCATCAATAACCACCACCACGTTGGGCGGCACCGACTGAATGAAGCGCTCTGTTTCCTCGGCGGTAAGGATGGGCCCCGTGGGGTTGTTCGGAGTGCAGAGCAAGATCACCTTGGTGCGCACCGTGACTGCCGCGGCCATCGTTTCGAGGTCGTGACGGCCGTCCGGAAGCAACGGGATTTGCACGCTGGCGGCCCCTGCAAGGCCCACACAGATGGGGTAAGCCTCGAACGAGCGCCAGGCATAGATCACTTCATCCGACTTGCCGTCATCGTTCTGGCCAGCAAAGGTGGCAAGAATTTGGTTCAGTGCACCCAGGCTGCCTGCACCCGTGACGACGTCGTCAGCCGGTACATCCAGGAAATCGGCCAAGGCATTGCGCAGCTTGGTTGCAAGGGGATCGGGGTAGCGGTTGATATCAGACTGGTCTGCGATGGCCTGCAACACTGCAGGGATCGGAGGCAGCGGGTTTTCATTGGACGACAATTTGTAGCTGGTGAGGCCCTCAATCGCAGCGGGGGGTTTACCAGCCGCGTACTTGGGGAGCCTGTCCACGACCGGTCGAGGGAGTACCCCCTCCGGTGCGTTGTCAGTAGTAGTCATGACTTCAAGCCTACTTGCACCCCTACGGCGTTTGGGGTGTTCGGGAGCCAACCAAGATCCATCATTCCTCCTCATCGAGCTACCTGTCTCCAGTGATGCCTCAGCTGGGCCACAGACGAGTGTGAAACCATGGGCGCA
This window of the Arthrobacter sp. StoSoilB5 genome carries:
- a CDS encoding histidinol-phosphate transaminase — translated: MTTTDNAPEGVLPRPVVDRLPKYAAGKPPAAIEGLTSYKLSSNENPLPPIPAVLQAIADQSDINRYPDPLATKLRNALADFLDVPADDVVTGAGSLGALNQILATFAGQNDDGKSDEVIYAWRSFEAYPICVGLAGAASVQIPLLPDGRHDLETMAAAVTVRTKVILLCTPNNPTGPILTAEETERFIQSVPPNVVVVIDEAYQEFVRDQAAVDGIKLYRKYPNVVVLRTFSKAHGLAGLRVGYSVSGPQLTQHLRVTATPFAVSQIAERAAITSIENFDQVVERVQSLVDERDRVTSGLRDLGWFVPEAQGNFVWLNLGENSAEFAALAAEQALSVRAFGNEGVRVSIGEVEANTRFLKLCAGYTKAPHGS
- the pdhA gene encoding pyruvate dehydrogenase (acetyl-transferring) E1 component subunit alpha, producing MGSTQLPPGTDETLAATSAAVAASGEPVEMVQLLGPDGKLGTDPVFSDYAKRIDPEKLRVFYADMARIRRFDQEATALQRQGELALWVPLTGQEAAQIGSAHASQPQDYIFPTYREHGVALVRNVDLAELLKQFRGVSNGGWDPRENNFHLYTLVLAAQTLHAVGYAMGIQRDQKLALASDSNDPKAAVVAYFGDGASSEGDVHESMVFAASYDAPVVFFCQNNHWAISVPTEVQTKVPLANRAKGYGFPGIRVDGNDVIAVHAVTEWALEHAREGRGPVLIEAYTYRVGAHTTADDPTKYRELAEEAAWREKDPLDRLEKYLRTEGLADEAFFEQVQADGDELAKYVRSTTHGLEVPDIRDSFANVYAEAHPLIAEEQAWFEEYSAGFETDQEAAN